Below is a genomic region from Mucilaginibacter auburnensis.
AGACACTGCTTGCTTTTGGTGACAATCACGCTAAAGGCGGATCGTGGTGCCTGGGCGTGTGTATCTCGCTTAATGATAACGGCACCAATCGCTTGGTTTTAAAATAAGTGATGGTCACGATCAGCAACGTCATACTACCGCCGAAGATAACTGAAGGTACTGTTCCCATGAGCTTGGCTGCGGTGCCTGATTCAAAGGCCCCAATCTCGTTAGACGAACCAATAAACATTTGATTTACGGCTGATACCCGCCCACGCATATGGTCGGGGGTGAGCATTTGCATAATGGTTCCGCGTATTAAAACACTGATACTGTCAAACCCACCCTCGGTAAAGAGGAAAAACAGCGACAAATAAAAGTTCCGCGACAGCGCAAAGCCAACTATTGAGAGGCCAAAGCCTGCAACCGCAATCAGTAAATTGCGCCATGGTTTACCCATTGGAGATATGCGCGCCATGGCCAGCATCACCAGCACAGCGCCTGTTGATGAAGTGGCCCGCATAATACCTAACCCCTCTGCCCCTACTTTTAATATCTCGTTAGCAAACACCGGCAACAACGCCACTGCCCCGCCAAAGAAAACAGAAAACAGGTCAAGGCTCATGGCGCTGATCATCATTTTGTTATTGAAAACAAAGCTTAAGCCTTCTTTCAGGCTTTTCCCCAGGCTCTCCTTCGGTACATAAACAGGCGGATATTTTTTAAGCAGGAATACACAGATCAACGCGGTTAGCAAAAACGCCAGAATAATAATGTACGTTACCGTTATCCCATAAAAGCCATAAACCAAACCGCCGGTTGCCGGACCAACGATGGATGCGATCTGAAAACCCGAACTGTTCCAGGTGCTTGAGTTGGGATATAAGTCCTTGGGCACACTGTGCGCCAAAACGGAAAAGGCAGCCGGACCGTAAAATGCCCGTGCCACCCCGTTACAAAATATCATGGCGTAAATAATTCGCACCACTATATCCTGATGCAACACTGCGGTAACATCTTTAAGCGTAACCAAAAAAATTACGGCTGAGGTAAAGAACACCAAGAAAAAGATCAATAGCAGCATTTTCTTTTTCTCCGATTTATCGGCCACGTAACCGCCATACAAACCAAAGCCAATGGCGGGTATGGCCTCGCTTAAACCTATCAAACCTAAAGCAAAAGCACTTTTGGTTAAATGGTAAACGTAAAAGCCCAATATAACGGCCTGCATCTGGTAGGCAAACGTAAATAAGAAACGCATGCCCAGGTACGAGCGAAAATCTTTATAACGCAAGGCCGCGAATGGGTCTTTTTTCTGAGGGAGTGGTTGAGCGGTGTCTGCCATAAAACAATGCAAATCTACGTCATGGCAGGCATCCAATTTTGTTAATAATTAAAATATAATTAGCGATATTGAACACATTAACTGATCCCTACAAATGAAATCCCTGCAAACGCTACTCTTCGCGCTGTTATTGTCAGCGACTGCCTTCTCCCAAACCATAATTAAACAAGATGCCGGCATTAAACAAATGCTCGATGAGGTATCGGTACAAAATATTGAGGCTATTGTTAAAAAGCTGGTGGGCTTTAAAACACGCCATACCTTAAGTGATACCACAAGCGCTACCGAAGGCATTGGAGCGGCCCGAAACTGGATAAAAGCCGAAATGGAAAAGTATGCTAAAGCAGCTAACGGGCGTATGAAAGTAGAGTTTGATACGTTTACACAGCCGGTAGGCGGGCGCTTTAACAAACCCACCGTTTTAAAAAACATAGTAGCTACGCTAAAGGGCACTGACCCTACCGACACGCGTGTTTATGTTATATCCGGCCATTATGATTCGCGTGTTACGGATGTAATGAATATTAAAGATGCCGCGCCGGGCGCGGTAGATGATGCATCGGGCACGGCCGTTTCAATGGAGCTTTGCCGGGTAATGGCTTCACGTTCGTTCCCGGCTACTATCATATTTTTAGCAGTAGCAGGCGAAGAGCAGGGACTAAATGGCTCGGCTAATTTTGCAAAACTCGCCAAAGAAAAGAATCTTAATATTGATGCTATGCTGAATAACGATATAGTTGGCAATACACACGGACAGGATAACGATTTGAAAGACAATATTCATGTAAGGGTTTTTAGCGAGGGCATCCCTACGATAAATGCCAACGTTAACAGCTTGATCAATAATGGAGGCGAAAACGATAGTCCGTCGCGGCAATTGGCCCGCTATGTTAAAGAAGTGGCTGAACGTTATGTTGACCAACTGGATGTGAAGTTAATTTATCGTCGCGACAGGTTTTTGCGTGGCGGTGATCAAACATCGTTTCAGCAGCAGGGATTTACGGCGGTACGACTCACAGAAATGAATGAGGATTTTACCCATCAGCACCAGGACCTGCGCACGGAGAAAGGCATGCAATATGGCGATCTTATCCAATTTGCTGATTTTGAATACATGCAAAAGGTGGCCCGCATGAATTTGTCGGTATTGGCTAATCTTGCCACGGCTCCGGCGGCCCCTGTTAATGTGGGCGTAACTACATCCGGACTTACCAATAAAACTACCCTGAAGTGGGAAGCGCCAAATACAGGAAAAGCTCCGGCAGGCTATTACATTTTAATGCGCGAAACCATTAGTCCGTATTGGGAGAAAAAGCTCTACGTTACCGGTACGACGGCTACATTAAACTACTCAAAAGATAATTATTTCTTCGCCGTACAATCAGTTGACGCCGAAGGGCATGAAAGTTTGACGGTGTTTCCGAAGCCGGTTAGGTAGTCATTGGGCATTGGTCACTGGTCACTAACAAACTTTATTAATCATCTTTAACATCACAAAGCCTTATATATTTTTGCTGATAAAAATCTCTTAAAATTAACATGTTCAAATTAGCCTCTCCCCTGTTAATTGCTATTTGTTTCCTTTTCACAAATGCAATCAAAGCTCAAACTGTCAATATAGAATCTGTAAACGCTTATTGGAAAATTGTAGATAGATTAAAACAAGGAGACACACTTTCCCGAGATGATTGGAAAGCCTTTTTAAATCTTGAAGGAAATAAGATC
It encodes:
- a CDS encoding M20/M25/M40 family metallo-hydrolase, with product MKSLQTLLFALLLSATAFSQTIIKQDAGIKQMLDEVSVQNIEAIVKKLVGFKTRHTLSDTTSATEGIGAARNWIKAEMEKYAKAANGRMKVEFDTFTQPVGGRFNKPTVLKNIVATLKGTDPTDTRVYVISGHYDSRVTDVMNIKDAAPGAVDDASGTAVSMELCRVMASRSFPATIIFLAVAGEEQGLNGSANFAKLAKEKNLNIDAMLNNDIVGNTHGQDNDLKDNIHVRVFSEGIPTINANVNSLINNGGENDSPSRQLARYVKEVAERYVDQLDVKLIYRRDRFLRGGDQTSFQQQGFTAVRLTEMNEDFTHQHQDLRTEKGMQYGDLIQFADFEYMQKVARMNLSVLANLATAPAAPVNVGVTTSGLTNKTTLKWEAPNTGKAPAGYYILMRETISPYWEKKLYVTGTTATLNYSKDNYFFAVQSVDAEGHESLTVFPKPVR
- a CDS encoding MFS transporter, with translation MADTAQPLPQKKDPFAALRYKDFRSYLGMRFLFTFAYQMQAVILGFYVYHLTKSAFALGLIGLSEAIPAIGFGLYGGYVADKSEKKKMLLLIFFLVFFTSAVIFLVTLKDVTAVLHQDIVVRIIYAMIFCNGVARAFYGPAAFSVLAHSVPKDLYPNSSTWNSSGFQIASIVGPATGGLVYGFYGITVTYIIILAFLLTALICVFLLKKYPPVYVPKESLGKSLKEGLSFVFNNKMMISAMSLDLFSVFFGGAVALLPVFANEILKVGAEGLGIMRATSSTGAVLVMLAMARISPMGKPWRNLLIAVAGFGLSIVGFALSRNFYLSLFFLFTEGGFDSISVLIRGTIMQMLTPDHMRGRVSAVNQMFIGSSNEIGAFESGTAAKLMGTVPSVIFGGSMTLLIVTITYFKTKRLVPLSLSEIHTPRHHDPPLA